The Gemmatimonadaceae bacterium genome contains the following window.
CTCGGCGCGGACACCCCGCGCCGCCAATGCCCGCAGATTCACGGCACCTGGACGATTGATGTAGTCCCAGCGGAAGCCGTCGAAGGAGATGAGGACCACGTGTCGTGCCGCGCCTGCGGGTGACTGCGAAGCCCGCGATGCGGACGCGGCGGCGGCGGATTCCGCGGACGAACGGGACGCTGCCGTCGAGTGGCAGCCCAGTGCGGTGGCCAGCAGCGCCGCTGCCAGCAGCGCTCCCACACGGAGCGTGGCGGTGCGCGCGCACAGCGCGTGCCGTTTCACGCGGGCGATGCCTCTTCGGTGAGAAACCGCCGCAGCACCTTGCCCACCATGCTCTTCGGCAGGTCCGACTTGAACACCACGCGAGCCGGCACCTTGAACGGTGCCATTCGGTCCTTGCACCATTGCCTGATCTCCTGCGCCGTTACCGCCTGGCCAAGGCGTCGCACGACGAAGGCCACCGCGACCTCGCCCTGCGCCGGATCCGGGAAACCGCGGACCCCGACTTCCTGCACCGCGGGGTGCTCGGCAATGACCTCCTCGATCTCGCGCGGCCACACCTGCATCCCACGCATCTTGATCAGGTCCTTCTTGCGGTCGACGATGAACAGGAATCCGTCGTCGTCGAGATAGCCGAGGTCGGCGGTATGGAGCCACCAGCGCCCATCGGCATCGCGTCGGAGCATTTCCCGCGTCTCGGCGTCGTTTTTCCAGTAGCCGCGCATGATCTGCGGGCCAGCGAGCAGGATTTCACCTGTCTCGCCCAGCGCCATCGGCTTCGACGCATCGTCGGCGTCCACAATCCGTACTTCGACGTCCGGCAACGGGGTGCCGACCGATCCGGGCTTCACGGGCCCGCGAAGCGGCGACACGGTCGCGGCCAGCACGCTCTCGGTCAGCGCGTAGCCCTCGACGATTCGCGCGCCCGTGGCCGCTTCGAATCGCTTCATCGTCTCGACCATCATTGGCGCCGCGCCGGAGATGCAGGCCTTCATGGAACGGAAGTCCACCTTTCCGGCCTTCACGCGGCGATGGTTGAGCAACGCATTGTAGAGCGTCGGCACCCCACAGAAGACGGCAGGCTTCGTGCGCTCGATCGTCTTCACGAGGTCGTCGAAGTCGCGAGGGTTCGGCACCAGCGCGATGGCATTGTGCCCCAGGAAGCACACCGACTGCACGCCGCACGCGCCGTACGAGTGAAACATCGGCAGCGGCAGGCAGTACACGCCCTCCCACTTCGGGAGCACGGCACCCAACCAGGCGTTCACTTGCGTACCGGTCTGCACCAACCCGCCGTGGTGTACGCGGACCGCCTTCGGCGTGCCCGTGGTTCCGCCACTCATCAGGAGCATCGCATCGTCATCCGGCGTCGGGCGAGCGGCATCGGGGTGCTGGCCACGATGCCGCTCGAGCAGCGCCGGAAGCCAGGGATCTCCTTCCTGCACCGTGGCCCGGTGCCCTGCCTTCTGTTCCACCAACAACGTGAAGAGCGCGCGCAAAATCGGCGGAAACCATTCCTTGATGTTCGTCACGACCACGTGCTGCACACCCGGTATGCGCCGCTGCACGGCCTTCACGCGCTCGTAGAAGGCGCTTAGCACGAGCACGACGCTGGCACCGGTGGACTCCAACGGCCCGGCGAGCTCGTCGTCGGTATAGATCGGATTCAGCGGTACATAGACCGCCCCAAGCTTCCACGCCGCCAACTCGCCGATGAAGAACTGCGGACAGTTGGGCAGCACGCAGGCCACGCGATCGCCCCGCCCCACCCCCATGGCCGCCAAGGCCACCGCGAAGGCATCGCTGGCATCCTCGAGCTCCTGCCAGGACATCTGCCGGCCCTTGAAATGGAACGCGGGCGCCCCAGGCCGCTCGCGCACGGCTTCCACAATCCCGTCCAGCAGCGTGCCGGCGGGATAGGACCCGATCGTGCGAGGCACGCCGGGGTCGTAGTGGCGGAACCAAGGATGCTCGGTCATTCGCGGGAGTCCCGTGTAGATTCTGAATATGCCAAGCCTTTCCCTCCGCCACAGCCCAGTCCTTGCCGCGCTGCTGCTCCCCGCGGCCCTCGCGGCACAAACCGTACAGCTCGCCGACCGCGACCCCGCCGTGCAACGCGCCATGTCGGCGCTCCAGTCGCAGCAGGCCTGGACACTCGCGCAGCAGATTTCGATCTGCGAGATCCCCGCGCCGCCCTTCAAGGAACAGGCCCGCGCCGAGGAGTTCCGTAAGCGCCTGACCTCGTTCGGCTACGCCAATGCACGCATCGACGCTGAAGGAAACGTCATCGCTGAACTCGGTGCCGGCAACGGTCCGACCGTGATGATTGCCGGGCACCTCGACACGGTCTTCCCCGAGGGGACCGACGTCACGACCACGCGCACCGAGAACCGCGTGGCTGGTCCCGGTATCGGCGACGACTGCCGCGGCCTTGCCGTGGTCCTCACGCTCGCCAAGGCCTTCAAGGAGATCGGCATTGTCCCGAAGGGTCGGGTGCTGTTCGTCGGTAACGTCGGTGAGGAGGGCCCAGGCAACCTGCGCGGTGTGAGGCATCTCCTGACCAAGGAATACGCCGGCAAGGTAGACTACTTCATCTCGGTGGATGGCTCGGGCGGCGCCGGCATCACCTCGCGTGCCGTCGGATCGCACCGCTACACCATCTCGTTCGAAGGCCCCGGCGGCCACAGCTACGGCGCCTTCGGCATGACGAACCCGATGCACGCGATGGGGCGCGCCATCGCGCGGATTGCGGACCTTCAGGTACCATCCGGCTCGAAGACCACCTTCAACGTCGGCATCGTGCGCGGCGGCACAAGCGTGAACACAATCACGCCGATGGCACAGATGGACGTGGATATGCGCTCCGAGTCCGCGGAGAACCTCATGGAGATGGACCGTCGGATCCGCGCTGCCGTCGACACGGCCGTCGCCGAGGAACTGGCGCGCTGGCCCAACTCGCGTGCGCCGATCACGGTGAAGTACGACACGATCGGCATCCGCCCGACGGGCGGCCAGAGCGACGAGGCCTTCATCGTGCGCACGGCGATGGCGGCGGCCCGACTGCTGGACGACGGGCTCGCCTGGACCCCGCGCACTGGTGCGTCGAGCACGGACTCCAACCTGCCGATCTCGATGGGCATCCCGGCCATCACGATCAACGGCGGCGGCCGCGGCGGCGGCGCGCACGGCACGGAGGAGTTCTACATCGAGACGCCGGATTCCTACAAAGGCCCGCAGTTCGCGCTGCTTATCGTGACGGCGTTGGCGGGAATCTCCGGCAGCACGGGAGCAACGCCATGACCCATCGATTTGATCGGCGCGACTTCCTGCGCGCAGGCGCTACGGCACTCGGTGGCGTTGCGCTCGGTGCACTTGCCGGCCGTGCGCTGGGCGCACAGCAGGGTACCGCGCCGGGCGCGCAGGCCCTGCCGACGATGACCGTCTACAAGAGTCCCTCCTGTGGGTGCTGCGGCGCCTGGGTGGACCACGCCAAGAGCAACGGCTTCACGGTCCGCACGGTGAACACCGAAGACCTCGCGACAGTGAAGCGCGAACTCGGCGTTCCCGCGCGCCTCGCCTCCTGCCACACGGTGGTGGTGGGCAGTTACATCATCGAGGGCCACGTGCCCGCCGGCGATGTGAAACGCCTGCTCACGGAGAAGGCGAAAGTCCGCGGGCTCGCCGTGCCCGGCATGCCAATCGGGTCGCCAGGGATGGAGCAGGGCCCGCCGTCCGGTTACGAGCGCTATGACGTGCTCGCGTTCGAGACTTCGGGTGCGGTGCGCGTCTTTGCGTCACACGGGCCTCCGGTGCGGCGCTGATGCTGTCGTCGCTCGGCCAGGATCGGTGGGGTTTGCCACAGAGGCACAGAGACACAGAGGGTTGAGCGCGCGCGTTGGCCTCTGTGTCTCTGTGCCTCTGTGGCAAACCTCGCCACGCAAATCCCAGCTTACACGGGCAACTTCCGCAACTCACGGAACCCAATCATCCGCCCCCGCTCCTCATCCCAAAGCGTGAGCCGCAGCGTACGGAACGCCGTGCGCATCGTCAGCACGGGAGCCGCGTGGAAAACCTCGTTCTCCTCGTGCGCGGCAGCGAGGCGGTAGTTCGGGATCTTCGGTCCCAAGTGATGCACGTGGTGCAGCCCGATGTGGCCCGTAAACCAGTTCAGGATCCCGGGCATCCGCAGGTGCGAGCTGCCCGTGATTGCGGCCGTGGCGTAATCCCATTCCTTGCCGCGCTCCCAGTACGCCTCTTCGAACTGGTGCTGCACATAGAAGAGCCAGATGCCGCCGGCCGCGGCAAGATAGTACGCGGGGAAATAGACCAGCAGCGCAACCTTCCAGCCAAAAAGCACGATGAGCAACATCGTCACCGCCAGCAGTGCGATGTTCGTCATCCACACGTTCCACAGCTGCTTTGCACCGCTGGCTAGACTCGGCATCCGAAAGCGCTGCAGCACCATCATGTGCAGCGGGCCCACGCCAAACAGCACGAACGGATGGCGATACAGCCGGTACTTGAGCCGGCCAAACCACGTCAGCGCGCGGTACTCGGAGACCGTCAGCGTCGTGACGTCGCCATAGCCGCGACGGTCAAGGTCGCCCGACGACGCGTGGTGCAGCGCATGCTCGCGTCGCCACTGCTGGAATGGCGTAAAGGTCAGGACGCCCGTGACGAAACCAATGGCGTCGTTGACCTTCGGCCAGGGCAAGAAGGACCCGTGCGCGCAATCGTGCATGATCACGAAGGTCCGGATCAACAGCCCCGCGAGCGGCAGGATCAACAGCGCCGAGAGCCAGGGCGCCGGCACCATCATCGCGTAGGCGATGTACAGCCCGGCGAACAGCAGGAACATCGTGCTCGACAGCTGCCAGAGCGAGACGCGAATGTCCGAGCCTGCGTAGCGGGCGATGATGCTGCGCCAGTCGCTGCGCGCGATGTCCACCGAGCGGTCACTCATCAGATGGTCGGGGCTGGGGTGACCGCGCGCGTGAGCGTCACCGTGAACACCAGGATGCTGTTGGGGGGAATGCCGGCCTGCGAGCGGCTGCCGTAGGCGAGCGCCGGCGGCAGGATGATCTGGCGCACGCCACCCACCTGCATGCCGCGCACTCCTTCGTCGAAGCCGTCGATTACCGTCCCGTCGCCCGTGACGAATCGCAGCGGCTCGGTGGCGGTCAGGTTGCCATCGAACTTGTAGGCATTGCGTAGGAATCCTTCGTAGCGCACGGAAACCGAATCGCCGCTCTCGGCGGAGCGGACCAGGTTTCCAGTCCCAACCGTGACGTCGCGGTAGTAGAGTCCCGATGCCGTTCGCGTGGACAACGCGATGTTGACATTGAGCTCCGGCGCGAAGCTCACGTCGTCGATGCGCGGCACGAACACACCGCCGTCAAGGCAGGCAGTCGTGGCGAGGAGGAGCAGGAACAGGGCACTCAAGCGGAAGCGTGGCATACACACGAGGGACGGTCGGACAAAGGGCCCGGTCACCCGGGCAGGACCCGTCAATTTACCCCAGCCGGGGGCCGGACGCTGACGGGGGCGTCCCTACATCTCTCTATAGATGTCGCCGGGGAGGGACTAGCAGGCTCCCGAACAGCAGCCCAGCCACCAAGGCCAGCACGGCGCTGAGCACCGCCACAAGGGTGTCAAAGCCCAAGGTGTAGTCTCGCTCCATCACGAAGGCCAGCGCCCGGAATCCCACACTGCCGGGCACGAGTAGCATGATTCCCGGTACACGGACCAGGGCTCCCGGACGGTTCGCCATCCGCCCATAGAGGTTGGCCAAGGCCGCCATCGTCAGTGATGAGAAGAACACGGCGCCCGCGAAGGTGCCGCTCGCGACCACACCGAACCAGCTGCTCCCGATGCGGGTCAGGACGTAGCCCAGAATGGCGCTGGCCATGACCAGCAGGACGTCGCGCCGACTGGCCCGAAACAGCACGGCAAACGAGAACGCTGCCGCGATGGCCGCCACGAACTCGACCGCCCGCGGTAGTGGCTCGGGTGTGCCGGCCATCGGCGCCCAGCCTGCCGCCAGCACTAGCTGCGACGCCGCCACGGACCCGAAGGTCAGCTTGAGCAACACCGTCATCGCACCGGCGAACCGGGTCGTCCCAGTCACGAGCTGCTGCGACGCCAACTCCGCCACGGCCGTGGTCAGTGACAGACCCGGCATCAGCACGATCAAAGCCGCGACGATCACCGTCTGCAGCGACAGCGGCGCGACGAAGTGCGCGAACGCGGTCGCCAGCGCCGTCGCCACCAGGGCCGCCACTGCCTCCGATGCCGCATTGAGATGCGGCCGCGTGCGGCTCAGGAGGTCGATCCAGCCGATGACGAGGCCCAGCACGAGCGCCACCACCACGTCCACCCAGCTGGTGCGAAGCAGTCCAGCGACGGACGCCGCTGCCAGTCCGAACGCCGCCACGCCGACGAGCTCCTCACGGGTTGTGATGGGCCGGTCGAGCGCGTGCATCGCGTCCCAGGCTTCCTCCACCGACATCGCACCGGCGACCACCTCGCCGGCGATGGTGTCCAGTCGTGCCATCGCGCCGAGGTGGATGTTGCCCGGCTCGAGACGCAGCACGCGCGTCTCCTGCGTGCCGTGCGGCGTGCCGGCGTCACTCAGCGAGAGCAAGAGCCCCGTGGGCGTAGACCAGATCTCCGCACGGACGCCGATCGACGCAGCAACCGAGCGCATCGCCCCCTCAAGCCGTGACGCCGAGACGCCGGCCAGATGCAGGCGCCGCGCCAGCTCCACGAGGAAGCGGACGCGGTCGTTGAGCCTGGCCGCCGGCCCAACCAGCACCGGCGGTCCCGACGCCTCGGAGGTCACGTCGAACCCATCACGGCTTGAGGTGCTTCTGTAGGAACGCCCACACCTTGTTCCACGAGTCAACCTGCTCCGGCGAGTCGTCGCGCAGCAGGGTCTCGCGGTTGACGCGTCGGTTGAACGTGTGGCCGCCGCTCGCCGGTCCGGGCGTCGGATCGACGTAGACCTTCGTCTCCGCAAGATCCGGCTTCCGTGCGCGCAGCGCGTCGATCATCTGCTGCGCCTCGACGAAGTCCACATCTGTGTCGTTCGTCGCCACGTGTACAAGGATCGGCCGCTTGAGCGAGTCCACGTGGTAGTACGGCGAGCGCTTGATGTACTCCTCGCGCTTCTCGAACGGCAGCCCCTGCACCGCCTGCATGGTGGCGAACGAACGCTGATAGCCGGGTCCCTTGTACGAGAGGCGGAACACGAGGTTCGTCACCGGCACCATCGCCACTCCGGCCACGAAGCGTGCACGGTCCCCGCGCATCAGCAGGTGCGCCGTGATGAACCCGCCGTGGCTCCATCCCATGATGCCGATCCGCGCCGGATCCACCTCGGCGCGCGTCTGCAGGTAGTCCACGGCCGACTCCACATCGTCCAGCTCCTTGCCGCCGTAGTCGATGGCCTCGTGGAATTCGCGCCCGTAGCCCGTGCTGCCGCGATACTCCGGTGCGACGATCACATAACCACGCTGCACGGCCTCGATGATGAACGGCAGGTAATTCTGGTCCCAGTTGCCGTGGACGCCGCCGTGCACCCAGACCATCGCAGCGTGCCCACGCGCGCCGCGCGTCTGCAGCGGCGAGAACACGTAGGCCGGGATCTCCAGCCCGTCGGCGCTCGATCGGTACGAGATCTTCTCGTAGCGCATCACCCCTCTGCTACGGGCGGCGAAGATGCTGTCGGTGCGCGCCTTGTTCGAGACCGCCTGATCCCAGTTGGACCAGGGATGGTCCTCCGGCCGGTCGCTCACGTAGAGCCGCGAAGCGCGAGCCGAGTCCATCGGCACCACTTGTCGCTGGCGTGGCGACTGCTGCGCCGGTGCCTGCTGTGCGGCAAGCTGCGGCGTGACAAAGGCGAAGGCGATCAGGGCGGCGGCAATGCGCATGGGAGGGGCGGGCTGGGGGTGAACCGGCACGATATAATATCGCGATGATCAGCTACGACCCCAAGAACTGGCTGCGCATCCTCTTCGACTTCCCGCGCAGCCCCATTTTCCGCACCCTCTTCCTCGACGTGCTTGGCGCCGGCGCCTGGGCTGCACTTGTCGTGTGGATCGAGACAGACGTGTTCCGCGTGGCCGTGCCTCTCGGACCGTCCTTCCTCTCCATCCTCGGCATCATCCTCGGCTTGCTGCTCGTCTTTCGGACGAACACCGCCTACGACCGCTGGTGGGAAGGGCGCAAGCTCTGGGGACAGCTGGTGAACATCTCGCGTGGACTCTCGCGGCAGCTTTCCATGGCACCTGCCGAACGGCGCTCCCGGTACGCCGACCTGCTGGCGGAGTTTCCGCCGGCGCTCGCTGCGCACCTCCGGCGCGAGCGCGGCGCACCCGGACCTCATGTGCCGAACCGCATCCTGTCCGAGCTGCACGCGGAAGTGCGCGTGGATGCCGAGGCGGGCCGGCTCGCCACCGACGCACGACTCGTCACCGCACCGCTGCTCCAGGGGTTCGACGACGTGCTCGGCGCCTGCGAGCGCATCCGCAACACACCAATCCCGTTCAGCTACTCGAGCTATGTGAAGCAGTTCGTCGTGCTCTACGCGCTGGTGATGCCCTTCGGCCTCGTGCAGGAGTTCGGCTACGGTACCATCATCGCCAGCATGTTCACGTTCTTTGCCACGATGGGCCTCGAGCTCCTCGCCGGCGAGGTCGAGGAGCCCTTTGGCACGGATCGAAACGACCTGCCGCTCGAGGAGATCTCGGCGGTGATCGTCCGCGACGTGCGCGGGATCCTTACGCCGTAGCGACCGCCATCTTCGGTTCCAGAAGCACAGGGAAGTTCACCGAATTGGCGATGTAGCACTCCTCGTGCGCCTCGTGGTGCAGTCGCGCGTAGGTCGCTTCGTCCGGCGCGGTGCCCTTGAACGTGATGGTGGGCCGCAGCGTCACGCGCGTGAGCGCCACCTTGCCGTCCGGCCGCTTCTCCATCACGCCTTCGGCGGGATCCTCGTAGGACTCAGCGACAAAGCCGGCCTTGGAGAGATACGAGAGGATGAACAGCATGTGGCAGCTTGAGAGTGCGGCCACCAGCGCCTCCTCCGGGTCCACCGCCGCCGCCACGGACAACGGCGCGCGCAGCACATGCGGTGACGCGGACGCCGGCACGGTGATGCCTTCGTCGAAATGCCAGGTGTGGCCGCGCGAGTATTTCTGACGAAGGAACTCATCGTCGCCGCGCGTCCAGCGAATCGTGGCGAAATAGCTGGCCATCAGGACCTCGGGGAGTCGGTCACGCGGGCGCGGCAGCCGGGGAATCCAAGACGGCCAAGCACCCGCTCCAGGGGACAGAAGTCGGTCAGGCTCGACTGCAGCAGGTTCAGGCCCACGAAGGCCGTGAAGAGGAACCAGCGCGGGTCCACGAACCAGCCCAGCGCGAGCGAGGCCAAGAGAAAGATACCGGCGAAACGGCGAATGATTCGGTCAGCACACACGTGGGGAATCCTCAGAAGAAGCGTTCAATGGGAAGCACGGCGACGTGCAGGCGTTCGCCGGCCGGAAGCGCCTTGGCTTCCGACTCCAGCGCGCCGCTCAGCGCGTCCACCTGCTCGTCGGGCACGACGCTCATCAGCATCGTGGTCTCGCCGGGCCAGGCCCGGGTACCCTCGCGGCGGCCGGTGCTGCCGACGCCGTGGCCGCCCGCGAAGGTCGTGTAGTGCGTCACGCCGTGGCGCTCGAGCAGCGCCGGCACGCGGGCCGCGTCGGGCCCGCCATACATCAGGACGAACATCCGCATCGCTTAACCCTCCGCGACGGCGGTCTGGCGACGCTGCAGCTCCCAGTAGAGCAGCGGCACCACGACCATGGTAAGCAGGGTCGCGACGACGGCACCGCTCATCAGCGCCACGGCGAGTCCCTGGAAGATCGGATCCAGCACCATCACGATCCCGCCGACCACGACCGCGGCCGCGGTGAGCGCGATGGGACGGAAGCGCACGGCCCCCGCCTCCAGCACCGCCTCGCGCAGCGAGCGGCCGCGCGCCTCGGCCAGCTGGATGAAGTCCACCAGCAGGATCGAGTTGCGGACGATGATGCCCGCGAGCGCAATCATGCCGATCATCGACGTGGCGGTGAAGAAGGCGCCGCTGGCCGCGTGGCCCGGCAGGATGCCAACCAGCGTGAGCGGGATCGGCGCCATGATCACGAGCGGTATCGCGAAGCTCTGGAACCAGCCCACCACCAGCACATAGATCAGCAGCAGTACAATGGCGAAGGCGATGCCCAGGTCTCGGAAGACCTCGATGGTCACCTGCCACTCGCCGTCCCACTTGATGGCGACTTCGTTCAGCGTCGCCGGCGGCTCGGCGTTGTAGATGCCGATCGGCTGTCCGTTCACGCGCATCGTGTCGAGCGCCTTGTTCATCGCGAGAATCGCGTACACCGGCGCCTCAACTTCATCAGCGACGTCACCCGTCACATAGATGGTCGGACGCTGGTCCTTCCGCATCCGCACCGACTCACGCACGCCGTCACGCACGGCGACGAAGCGGGCGAGTGGCTGCGGACCCTGCATGGTCGCGACGGGCAGCGCGAGCAGCGCAGCCGTTGACGAGCGGTCCACTTCCGGCAGCCGTGGCACGATCGGCGTGATCTCACGCGCCGTGGCCGAGGCGAGCATACCGGCGGGAGCACCCGAGAGGCCGAGGTAGAGCGTCTGTGTCACCTGCTCGACATTCGCCCCGGCGGCGGCCACGCGGGCGCGGTCCACCGTGTAGGTCTGCCGCGACTGGGCATCCTCGATGCTCCAGTCCACGTCGACCACGCCCGGCGTGCTGAGGAACACCGCGCGCACGCGCTCGGCCGCGGCGATCCGCGTCTCGTCGTCACCCGCGTAGACCTCGGCCACCAGCGTCGAGAGCACCGGCGGGCCCGGCGGGATTTCCGCGACCTTGGCCGAGGCCCCGTAGCGCGTGGCGATCTCCACCACGCCCGGCCGCACGGCGACCGCGATGTCGTGGCTCTGCCGGTCGCGGTCGTGCTTGGGCAGCAGGTTTACCTGCACATCGGCGACGTTGGCGCC
Protein-coding sequences here:
- a CDS encoding AMP-binding protein codes for the protein MTEHPWFRHYDPGVPRTIGSYPAGTLLDGIVEAVRERPGAPAFHFKGRQMSWQELEDASDAFAVALAAMGVGRGDRVACVLPNCPQFFIGELAAWKLGAVYVPLNPIYTDDELAGPLESTGASVVLVLSAFYERVKAVQRRIPGVQHVVVTNIKEWFPPILRALFTLLVEQKAGHRATVQEGDPWLPALLERHRGQHPDAARPTPDDDAMLLMSGGTTGTPKAVRVHHGGLVQTGTQVNAWLGAVLPKWEGVYCLPLPMFHSYGACGVQSVCFLGHNAIALVPNPRDFDDLVKTIERTKPAVFCGVPTLYNALLNHRRVKAGKVDFRSMKACISGAAPMMVETMKRFEAATGARIVEGYALTESVLAATVSPLRGPVKPGSVGTPLPDVEVRIVDADDASKPMALGETGEILLAGPQIMRGYWKNDAETREMLRRDADGRWWLHTADLGYLDDDGFLFIVDRKKDLIKMRGMQVWPREIEEVIAEHPAVQEVGVRGFPDPAQGEVAVAFVVRRLGQAVTAQEIRQWCKDRMAPFKVPARVVFKSDLPKSMVGKVLRRFLTEEASPA
- a CDS encoding M20/M25/M40 family metallo-hydrolase, whose translation is MPSLSLRHSPVLAALLLPAALAAQTVQLADRDPAVQRAMSALQSQQAWTLAQQISICEIPAPPFKEQARAEEFRKRLTSFGYANARIDAEGNVIAELGAGNGPTVMIAGHLDTVFPEGTDVTTTRTENRVAGPGIGDDCRGLAVVLTLAKAFKEIGIVPKGRVLFVGNVGEEGPGNLRGVRHLLTKEYAGKVDYFISVDGSGGAGITSRAVGSHRYTISFEGPGGHSYGAFGMTNPMHAMGRAIARIADLQVPSGSKTTFNVGIVRGGTSVNTITPMAQMDVDMRSESAENLMEMDRRIRAAVDTAVAEELARWPNSRAPITVKYDTIGIRPTGGQSDEAFIVRTAMAAARLLDDGLAWTPRTGASSTDSNLPISMGIPAITINGGGRGGGAHGTEEFYIETPDSYKGPQFALLIVTALAGISGSTGATP
- a CDS encoding DUF411 domain-containing protein, encoding MTHRFDRRDFLRAGATALGGVALGALAGRALGAQQGTAPGAQALPTMTVYKSPSCGCCGAWVDHAKSNGFTVRTVNTEDLATVKRELGVPARLASCHTVVVGSYIIEGHVPAGDVKRLLTEKAKVRGLAVPGMPIGSPGMEQGPPSGYERYDVLAFETSGAVRVFASHGPPVRR
- a CDS encoding fatty acid desaturase yields the protein MSDRSVDIARSDWRSIIARYAGSDIRVSLWQLSSTMFLLFAGLYIAYAMMVPAPWLSALLILPLAGLLIRTFVIMHDCAHGSFLPWPKVNDAIGFVTGVLTFTPFQQWRREHALHHASSGDLDRRGYGDVTTLTVSEYRALTWFGRLKYRLYRHPFVLFGVGPLHMMVLQRFRMPSLASGAKQLWNVWMTNIALLAVTMLLIVLFGWKVALLVYFPAYYLAAAGGIWLFYVQHQFEEAYWERGKEWDYATAAITGSSHLRMPGILNWFTGHIGLHHVHHLGPKIPNYRLAAAHEENEVFHAAPVLTMRTAFRTLRLTLWDEERGRMIGFRELRKLPV
- a CDS encoding FKBP-type peptidyl-prolyl cis-trans isomerase, with protein sequence MPRFRLSALFLLLLATTACLDGGVFVPRIDDVSFAPELNVNIALSTRTASGLYYRDVTVGTGNLVRSAESGDSVSVRYEGFLRNAYKFDGNLTATEPLRFVTGDGTVIDGFDEGVRGMQVGGVRQIILPPALAYGSRSQAGIPPNSILVFTVTLTRAVTPAPTI
- a CDS encoding threonine/serine exporter family protein — encoded protein: MTSEASGPPVLVGPAARLNDRVRFLVELARRLHLAGVSASRLEGAMRSVAASIGVRAEIWSTPTGLLLSLSDAGTPHGTQETRVLRLEPGNIHLGAMARLDTIAGEVVAGAMSVEEAWDAMHALDRPITTREELVGVAAFGLAAASVAGLLRTSWVDVVVALVLGLVIGWIDLLSRTRPHLNAASEAVAALVATALATAFAHFVAPLSLQTVIVAALIVLMPGLSLTTAVAELASQQLVTGTTRFAGAMTVLLKLTFGSVAASQLVLAAGWAPMAGTPEPLPRAVEFVAAIAAAFSFAVLFRASRRDVLLVMASAILGYVLTRIGSSWFGVVASGTFAGAVFFSSLTMAALANLYGRMANRPGALVRVPGIMLLVPGSVGFRALAFVMERDYTLGFDTLVAVLSAVLALVAGLLFGSLLVPPRRHL
- a CDS encoding S9 family peptidase codes for the protein MRIAAALIAFAFVTPQLAAQQAPAQQSPRQRQVVPMDSARASRLYVSDRPEDHPWSNWDQAVSNKARTDSIFAARSRGVMRYEKISYRSSADGLEIPAYVFSPLQTRGARGHAAMVWVHGGVHGNWDQNYLPFIIEAVQRGYVIVAPEYRGSTGYGREFHEAIDYGGKELDDVESAVDYLQTRAEVDPARIGIMGWSHGGFITAHLLMRGDRARFVAGVAMVPVTNLVFRLSYKGPGYQRSFATMQAVQGLPFEKREEYIKRSPYYHVDSLKRPILVHVATNDTDVDFVEAQQMIDALRARKPDLAETKVYVDPTPGPASGGHTFNRRVNRETLLRDDSPEQVDSWNKVWAFLQKHLKP
- a CDS encoding bestrophin family protein, translated to MISYDPKNWLRILFDFPRSPIFRTLFLDVLGAGAWAALVVWIETDVFRVAVPLGPSFLSILGIILGLLLVFRTNTAYDRWWEGRKLWGQLVNISRGLSRQLSMAPAERRSRYADLLAEFPPALAAHLRRERGAPGPHVPNRILSELHAEVRVDAEAGRLATDARLVTAPLLQGFDDVLGACERIRNTPIPFSYSSYVKQFVVLYALVMPFGLVQEFGYGTIIASMFTFFATMGLELLAGEVEEPFGTDRNDLPLEEISAVIVRDVRGILTP
- a CDS encoding OsmC family protein, with product MMASYFATIRWTRGDDEFLRQKYSRGHTWHFDEGITVPASASPHVLRAPLSVAAAVDPEEALVAALSSCHMLFILSYLSKAGFVAESYEDPAEGVMEKRPDGKVALTRVTLRPTITFKGTAPDEATYARLHHEAHEECYIANSVNFPVLLEPKMAVATA
- a CDS encoding DUF2892 domain-containing protein, whose product is MCADRIIRRFAGIFLLASLALGWFVDPRWFLFTAFVGLNLLQSSLTDFCPLERVLGRLGFPGCRARVTDSPRS